In one Rhinopithecus roxellana isolate Shanxi Qingling chromosome 1, ASM756505v1, whole genome shotgun sequence genomic region, the following are encoded:
- the CTNNB1 gene encoding catenin beta-1 produces the protein MATQADLMELDMAMEPDRKAAVSHWQQQSYLDSGIHSGATTTAPSLSGKGNPEEEDVDTSQVLYEWEQGFSQSFTQEQVADIDGQYAMTRAQRVRAAMFPETLDEGMQIPSTQFDAAHPTNVQRLAEPSQMLKHAVVNLINYQDDAELATRAIPELTKLLNDEDQVVVNKAAVMVHQLSKKEASRHAIMRSPQMVSAIVRTMQNTNDVETARCTAGTLHNLSHHREGLLAIFKSGGIPALVKMLGSPVDSVLFYAITTLHNLLLHQEGAKMAVRLAGGLQKMVALLNKTNVKFLAITTDCLQILAYGNQESKLIILASGGPQALVNIMRTYTYEKLLWTTSRVLKVLSVCSSNKPAIVEAGGMQALGLHLTDPSQRLVQNCLWTLRNLSDAATKQEGMEGLLGTLVQLLGSDDINVVTCAAGILSNLTCNNYKNKMMVCQVGGIEALVRTVLRAGDREDITEPAICALRHLTSRHQEAEMAQNAVRLHYGLPVVVKLLHPPSHWPLIKATVGLIRNLALCPANHAPLREQGAIPRLVQLLVRAHQDTQRRTSMGGTQQQFVEGVRMEEIVEGCTGALHILARDVHNRIVIRGLNTIPLFVQLLYSPIENIQRVAAGVLCELAQDKEAAEAIEAEGATAPLTELLHSRNEGVATYAAAVLFRMSEDKPQDYKKRLSVELTSSLFRTEPMAWNETADLGLDIGAQGEPLGYRQDDPSYRSFHSGGYGQDALGMDPMMEHEMGGHHPGADYPVDGLPDLGHAQDLMDGLPPGDSNQLAWFDTDL, from the exons ATGGCTACTCAAG CTGATTTGATGGAGTTGGACATGGCCATGGAACCAGACAGAAAAGCGGCTGTTAGTCACTGGCAGCAACAGTCTTACCTGGACTCTGGAATCCATTCTGGTGCCACTACCACAGCTCCTTCTCTGAGTGGTAAAGGCAATCCTGAGGAAGAGGATGTGGATACCTCCCAAGTCCTGTATGAGTGGGAACAGGGATTTTCTCAGTCCTTCACTCAAGAACAAGTAGCTG ATATTGATGGACAGTATGCAATGACTCGAGCTCAGAGGGTACGAGCTGCTATGTTCCCTGAGACATTAGATGAGGGCATGCAGATCCCATCTACACAGTTTGATGCTGCTCATCCCACTAATGTCCAGCGTTTGGCTGAACCATCACAGATGCTGAAACATGCAGTTGTAAACTTGATTAACTATCAAGATGATGCAGAACTTGCCACACGTGCAATCCCTGAACTGACAAAACTGCTAAATGATGAGGACCAG GTGGTGGTTAATAAGGCTGCAGTTATGGTCCATCAGCTTTCTAAAAAGGAAGCTTCCAGACACGCTATCATGCGTTCTCCTCAGATGGTGTCTGCTATTGTACGTACCATGCAGAATACAAATGATGTAGAAACAGCTCGTTGTACCGCTGGGACCTTGCATAACCTTTCCCATCATCGGGAGGGCTTGCTGGCCATCTTTAAGTCTGGAGGCATTCCTGCCCTGGTGAAAATGCTTGG tTCACCAGTGGATTCTGTGTTGTTTTATGCCATTACAACTCTCCACAACCTTTTATTACATCAAGAAGGAGCTAAAATGGCAGTGCGTTTAGCTGGCGGGCTGCAGAAAATGGTTGCCTTGCTCAACAAAACAAACGTTAAATTCTTGGCTATTACGACAGACTGCCTTCAAATTTTAGCATATGGCAACCAAGAAAGCAAG CTGATCATACTGGCTAGTGGTGGACCCCAAGCTTTAGTAAATATAATGAGGACCTATACTTATGAGAAACTACTGTGGACCACAAGCAGAGTGCTGAAGGTGCTATCCGTCTGCTCTAGTAATAAGCCAGCTATTGTAGAAGCTG gtGGAATGCAAGCTTTAGGACTTCACCTGACAGATCCAAGTCAACGTCTTGTTCAGAACTGTCTTTGGACTCTCAGGAATCTTTCAGATGCTGCAACTAAACAG GAAGGGATGGAAGGTCTCCTTGGGACTCTTGTTCAGCTTCTGGGTTCAGATGATATAAATGTGGTCACCTGTGCAGCTGGAATTCTTTCTAACCTCACTTGCAATAATTATAAGAACAAGATGATGGTCTGCCAAGTGGGTGGTATAGAGGCTCTTGTGCGTACTGTCCTTCGGGCTGGTGACAGGGAAGACATCACTGAGCCTGCCATCTGTGCTCTTCGTCATTTGACCAGCCGACACCAAGAAGCAGAGATGGCCCAGAATGCAGTTCGCCTTCACTATGGACTACCAGTTGTGGTCAAGCTCTTACACCCACCATCCCACTGGCCTCTGATAAAG GCTACTGTTGGATTGATTCGAAATCTTGCCCTTTGTCCAGCAAATCATGCACCTTTGCGTGAGCAGGGTGCCATTCCACGACTAGTTCAGTTGCTTGTTCGTGCACATCAGGATACCCAGCGCCGTACGTCCATGGGTGGGACACAGCAGCAATTTGTG GAGGGGGTCCGCATGGAAGAAATAGTTGAAGGTTGTACTGGAGCCCTTCACATCCTAGCTCGGGATGTTCACAACCGAATTGTAATCAGAGGACTAAACACCATTCCATTGTTTGTGCAG CTGCTTTATTCTCCCATTGAAAACATCCAAAGAGTAGCTGCAGGGGTCCTCTGTGAACTTGCTCAGGACAAGGAAGCTGCAGAAGCTATTGAAGCTGAGGGAGCCACAGCTCCTCTGACAGAGTTACTTCACTCTAGGAATGAAGGTGTGG CGACGTATGCAGCTGCTGTTTTGTTCCGAATGTCTGAGGACAAGCCACAAGATTACAAGAAACGGCTTTCAGTTGAGCTGACCAGCTCTCTCTTCAGAACGGAGCCAATGGCTTGGAATGAG ACTGCGGATCTTGGACTTGATATTGGTGCCCAGGGAGAACCCCTTGGATATCGCCAGGATG ATCCTAGCTATCGTTCTTTTCACTCTGGTGGATATGGCCAGGATGCCTTGGGTATGGACCCCATGATGGAACATGAGATGGGTGGCCACCACCCTGGTGCTGACTATCCAGTTGATGGGCTGCCAGATCTGGGGCATGCCCAGGACCTCATGGATGGGCTGCCTCCAGGTGATAGCAATCAGCTGGCCTGGTTTGATACTGACCTGTAA